Proteins from a single region of Mucilaginibacter daejeonensis:
- the rseP gene encoding RIP metalloprotease RseP gives MDIVIMAGQLILGLSILVILHEFGHFIAARAFGIKVEKFYLFFDAWNFSLFKFNYRGVEYGMGWLPLGGYVKIAGMIDESMDTEQMAGPPQPWEFRSKPAWQRLIVMLGGIVVNIILGIVIFWVLTIKYGESYIPNDNLRYGIVPGKIGQGIGLKAGDKITKVNGVKVERFEDLVSSRVLMGNSTLTVQRGAQTLQIKVPGGILNDVSDLGIEQFISRMPRTTFAVDSVVAGSNAQRAGLRRGDSIIAVNNVPIHFYDQFQTELQKYKDKKADLTVKRDGTTLPLSTEVNKDGMLGFKDGRYGIKVKTDLPSEKTLKFGFFGSLPVGASKAWGTFSDNAKGLGKVFTGQVKANKALSSPIGIARLFGAEVDWFRFWSLVGLLSMALALMNLLPIPALDGGHALFLIIEMIKGKPLSDKFLERAQIVGFVVLVSLMVFVFGSDIMKIMKK, from the coding sequence ATGGATATAGTGATCATGGCCGGCCAGTTGATACTGGGCCTTTCTATTTTGGTTATACTGCACGAGTTCGGGCATTTTATAGCCGCAAGGGCATTCGGCATTAAGGTAGAGAAGTTCTACCTGTTCTTTGACGCCTGGAACTTTAGCCTGTTCAAGTTCAACTACAGAGGCGTAGAATACGGCATGGGCTGGTTGCCTTTAGGCGGCTATGTGAAGATCGCCGGTATGATCGATGAATCGATGGATACCGAGCAAATGGCAGGCCCGCCACAACCATGGGAATTTCGGTCAAAACCGGCCTGGCAGCGTTTGATCGTGATGCTGGGTGGTATCGTGGTCAACATTATACTGGGTATCGTTATATTTTGGGTACTCACCATTAAATATGGCGAAAGCTATATTCCCAACGATAATTTGAGATACGGTATCGTACCGGGTAAGATCGGTCAGGGTATCGGCCTTAAAGCGGGCGATAAGATCACTAAAGTAAATGGTGTGAAAGTGGAGCGCTTTGAGGACCTGGTGAGTTCAAGAGTATTGATGGGCAACAGCACGCTTACCGTGCAACGCGGAGCGCAAACACTACAGATCAAGGTACCAGGTGGTATCCTGAACGATGTATCAGATCTGGGTATCGAGCAGTTCATCAGTCGCATGCCACGTACCACTTTCGCAGTTGATTCGGTAGTGGCTGGTAGTAATGCACAACGCGCGGGCCTTCGCCGTGGCGATAGCATTATAGCAGTTAACAATGTACCGATCCACTTTTACGATCAGTTCCAGACCGAGTTGCAAAAATACAAAGATAAAAAGGCCGACCTTACCGTAAAACGTGATGGCACTACCCTCCCACTGTCTACCGAGGTGAATAAGGACGGCATGCTCGGCTTTAAAGACGGCCGCTACGGCATCAAGGTCAAAACCGACCTTCCATCCGAAAAGACCTTAAAATTCGGTTTCTTTGGTTCATTACCAGTAGGCGCTTCGAAAGCCTGGGGTACCTTTAGCGACAATGCCAAGGGATTGGGCAAAGTTTTCACCGGTCAGGTAAAGGCCAACAAGGCCTTATCAAGCCCTATAGGCATCGCCCGCCTATTCGGTGCTGAGGTAGATTGGTTCAGGTTCTGGAGCCTTGTAGGCCTTCTGTCGATGGCTCTGGCGCTTATGAACCTATTGCCTATACCGGCTCTTGACGGTGGCCACGCGCTGTTTCTGATCATCGAAATGATCAAAGGCAAGCCTTTAAGCGATAAGTTCCTGGAGCGTGCGCAGATCGTTGGCTTTGTGGTGCTTGTTTCGCTGATGGTATTCGTTTTTGGAAGTGATATCATGAAGATCATGAAGAAGTAG
- a CDS encoding sensor histidine kinase, with amino-acid sequence MRQQQPFSIEATIIAITIVFLILGVFVVIILLAFRKKRNTHIITYRQEMLKTRLEVQEQTLNNVSQEIHDNIGQVLSFVKLNLGLTNVPSDQLQHKMAESRELVAQAINDLRDLSKSLSAERIAQLGLVNAIEASADRVNRSELINVQVKVTGSPYSLGEQNELVLFRIFQETLNNAMKHARAHHFKVGLLYKDDRLDMTLTDDGQGFSVDEKLASGGGSGLKNIESRAALIGAHTSIKSTLGAGSVISIRFQPTSLSPNAN; translated from the coding sequence ATGCGGCAACAGCAACCCTTCAGTATCGAAGCAACGATCATTGCCATAACGATCGTTTTTTTGATACTGGGTGTATTTGTGGTTATCATATTATTAGCCTTCCGCAAAAAACGGAACACGCACATTATCACCTACCGGCAGGAAATGCTCAAAACACGCCTGGAGGTACAGGAGCAAACACTTAATAACGTAAGCCAGGAGATACACGACAACATCGGCCAGGTGCTATCGTTCGTGAAACTCAATCTGGGGCTTACCAACGTGCCGTCGGACCAGTTGCAGCACAAGATGGCCGAAAGCCGCGAATTGGTAGCCCAGGCCATCAACGACCTCCGTGACCTGTCAAAGAGTTTAAGTGCCGAGCGGATCGCTCAACTGGGGTTGGTGAACGCCATAGAAGCATCGGCCGATCGGGTGAACCGTAGCGAACTGATCAATGTGCAAGTAAAGGTGACCGGGTCGCCCTACTCTCTTGGCGAACAAAATGAATTGGTGCTATTCCGCATCTTTCAGGAAACGCTTAACAACGCCATGAAACATGCCCGTGCTCATCATTTTAAGGTAGGCCTGCTATACAAGGATGACAGGCTTGACATGACCCTTACCGATGACGGACAAGGCTTTTCGGTTGATGAAAAGCTTGCCTCAGGCGGCGGTTCAGGCCTCAAGAATATTGAAAGCAGGGCGGCTCTCATAGGCGCCCATACTTCGATCAAAAGTACGCTGGGCGCTGGCTCAGTCATCAGCATAAGATTTCAACCTACTTCTCTTTCACCTAATGCCAACTGA
- a CDS encoding response regulator transcription factor has product MPTENINIVLVDDHRLFRSGIASLIQSMQGYTVMYEASNGVELGNKLTPKTRPDIILLDINMPQMNGMDTAKWLKDNHPDVKVIVLSMFEDADKVLAMLKLGVKGYLLKDSEPAEFAQALNRVANNEVYYPPFVTRHLVHSFNNEPDKIKLNQRELEFLRLAGSELTYKEIADQMCVSARTVDGYRDQLFDKLQIKSRVGLVLYAIKNKLIEV; this is encoded by the coding sequence ATGCCAACTGAAAATATCAATATCGTTCTGGTAGATGACCACCGACTGTTCAGAAGCGGGATCGCTTCGCTGATCCAAAGTATGCAAGGCTACACCGTGATGTACGAGGCCAGCAATGGTGTTGAGCTTGGCAACAAGCTAACGCCTAAAACAAGGCCCGACATCATACTGCTGGATATCAACATGCCACAGATGAATGGGATGGATACTGCAAAATGGCTAAAGGATAACCACCCTGATGTGAAAGTGATCGTGCTGTCGATGTTCGAGGATGCCGACAAGGTATTGGCTATGCTGAAATTGGGTGTAAAAGGATATTTGCTCAAGGATTCGGAACCGGCTGAATTTGCTCAGGCGCTTAACCGGGTGGCCAATAATGAAGTATATTATCCACCCTTTGTGACCCGGCACCTGGTGCACAGTTTCAACAACGAACCCGATAAGATCAAGCTTAACCAGCGAGAGTTGGAATTTTTGCGGCTGGCCGGATCAGAGCTTACCTATAAAGAGATCGCTGATCAAATGTGTGTGAGCGCACGTACGGTGGATGGTTACCGTGACCAGCTATTTGATAAGCTACAGATCAAAAGCCGGGTGGGCTTGGTGCTTTACGCGATCAAGAATAAGCTGATCGAGGTATAA
- a CDS encoding DUF4199 domain-containing protein: MRDLDGAVRKNGLVLGLLFGALMLIIDILKMCYLAYAPGKPIITFIVLYPVYYIVFFGAALLFISRLRNNIGRFWNLKQAITGIFIMLFVSSFVWNNGLTVFSGYVAPELAQKAHTSFIEARKQAMASSGTPAKKMAEEEANMQRTFEEGSHVTIGSFFRSLAVSAILVFAVSALLGILFKREGRPTTDNG, from the coding sequence ATGAGGGATCTGGACGGCGCGGTAAGAAAGAACGGACTGGTATTGGGCCTGTTGTTCGGGGCTTTGATGCTGATCATCGATATTTTGAAGATGTGCTACCTGGCTTATGCACCGGGTAAGCCCATTATTACCTTCATCGTGTTGTATCCGGTCTATTACATCGTATTCTTTGGTGCCGCTTTGCTTTTCATCAGCAGATTGCGCAACAACATCGGGCGTTTCTGGAACCTTAAACAAGCCATTACGGGCATCTTCATCATGCTCTTCGTATCCTCATTTGTATGGAACAATGGGCTTACTGTATTTTCAGGGTATGTAGCTCCGGAGCTTGCTCAAAAAGCGCATACCAGCTTTATAGAGGCACGTAAACAAGCCATGGCATCAAGTGGTACACCGGCAAAAAAAATGGCAGAGGAAGAGGCTAATATGCAGCGTACCTTTGAGGAAGGTAGCCACGTGACGATCGGCAGCTTTTTCCGGTCACTGGCGGTATCGGCTATCCTGGTATTCGCAGTATCCGCGCTTTTAGGGATACTTTTCAAAAGAGAGGGGCGTCCCACAACAGATAACGGCTGA
- a CDS encoding dihydroorotase: MNLLIRSATILYPGSSFYQKKADVWIVDGIVKAIAESLDADAETQVVEANGHYLSPGFVDLNCNIGEPGQETKEDLHTGLKAAAAGGFTGVALMPDIEPPVHSKTQVEYLVNKSKGDLVNVYPLGALSVDRAGKDMAEMYDMYLSGAKAFTDGNKPVKDAGLMERALLYAHGFGALIFSYPEDVAIAGKAKVNEGVTSTLLGMKGIPSLAEELQIARDLYLAEYTDSAIHFSTISTARSVQLIRDAKAKGLKVSCDVAAHHLVLTDEALLGFDSQYKVKPPLRTSSDIEALLQGLNDGTIDAIVSQHTPHEKECKEVEFEIAAFGIIGLQTALPLAIQAGLGVELIVEKLAVGPRKILKIAEPVLEEGATADLTLFDVNGSWTLDKDTNRSRSSNSPFMGQNLKGKVLLTCNNAQVFTN, translated from the coding sequence ATGAATTTGCTTATCAGGTCTGCCACCATCTTATATCCGGGTTCAAGTTTCTATCAAAAAAAGGCTGATGTATGGATCGTTGATGGGATAGTAAAGGCCATTGCTGAAAGCTTAGACGCCGATGCCGAAACACAGGTCGTGGAAGCGAATGGTCACTATCTTTCGCCGGGCTTTGTTGATCTGAACTGCAACATAGGCGAGCCAGGTCAGGAGACCAAAGAAGATCTTCATACCGGGTTAAAGGCAGCTGCTGCCGGCGGTTTCACCGGCGTAGCCCTAATGCCCGATATCGAACCTCCGGTACATTCAAAGACCCAGGTAGAATATCTGGTGAATAAAAGTAAAGGTGACCTGGTGAACGTTTACCCGCTGGGTGCCTTATCAGTAGATCGTGCCGGCAAGGACATGGCCGAGATGTATGACATGTACCTAAGCGGAGCCAAAGCCTTCACCGATGGTAACAAGCCGGTGAAAGATGCCGGGCTCATGGAACGTGCCCTGCTGTATGCTCACGGCTTCGGCGCTTTGATCTTTTCATATCCTGAGGATGTGGCCATTGCCGGTAAAGCCAAGGTGAATGAAGGCGTGACCAGTACCCTGTTAGGCATGAAGGGGATTCCGTCCCTCGCCGAAGAACTGCAGATAGCCCGCGATCTTTACTTGGCAGAGTACACCGATTCGGCCATTCACTTCAGCACCATTTCTACTGCACGGTCGGTACAATTGATACGCGATGCCAAAGCCAAAGGACTAAAAGTGAGCTGCGACGTAGCCGCACATCATTTAGTGCTTACCGACGAAGCTTTGCTGGGTTTTGACAGCCAGTATAAAGTAAAACCACCGCTGCGTACGAGTTCTGATATTGAGGCGTTGTTACAAGGTTTGAACGACGGTACCATCGATGCCATCGTATCGCAACACACTCCTCACGAAAAGGAATGTAAAGAAGTAGAGTTCGAGATCGCCGCATTTGGCATCATCGGTTTACAGACCGCGTTACCACTTGCCATACAGGCAGGACTGGGTGTTGAGCTGATCGTAGAGAAGCTGGCAGTGGGTCCACGTAAGATCCTGAAAATAGCTGAGCCAGTGTTAGAAGAAGGCGCAACTGCTGACCTGACCCTGTTCGATGTGAACGGCAGCTGGACGCTGGACAAGGATACCAACCGTTCAAGATCCTCCAACTCGCCTTTCATGGGCCAGAACTTAAAAGGCAAAGTATTGTTAACCTGTAACAACGCACAGGTATTCACCAACTGA
- a CDS encoding BatA domain-containing protein: MHFVYPAFLFALAALAIPVIVHLFNFRRYQKVLFSNVQFLKEVQEQRSSRRNLRERIVLVCRLGALAFLVLAFARPYIPDQNTISAGQQRVVSIFVDNSYSMRTLNAEGSLLDEAKRRAKEIASAYSINDRFQLLTQDLEGGHQRLLDRNEFNDAVDAVKVSTQSHTLQQIITRQQGALQQRDSGLVSTYIISDLQKNATGTKPLKVTPGVRLDLVQVIPNSVPNVAVDSVWLISAVHRPGETEKLAVKLHNYSSEDAQRIPLKLVINGQQKALGSFNVKAGVTLTDTLTFSGLQAGWQQGEVQLQDAPVTYDDQFYFTFHVKEISPVLLINRGEVDRYLQAAYEADPFFKPVNATDGNVNYAGLGGYLLVVLSNVKSVSAGLAQQLRAYVAKGGTLSVFPPADADLASYQALLRPAGAAYPEKLITEDVRVSALNVNDPVFRTVFEDVPHNPDLPLVHQYFRLSGGSTVRANNLMELPGRLTFWGRYPSGAGSIYVSAVALNERMSNLPRHALLLPILYRMALLSGHDQPLAYTIGSNVSIEVPPVQVNEKQLLKLIKGDVALIPEVRQQDGNMLLYIADQVQQPGNYQLKKQDSLVAMLAFNSSRAESDLTYMNKADLKQLLPGNGSVIQAGKAPLQDVIADTNFGLQLWKLCIILALIFIAAEILLLRFFKTDKQQAAASW, from the coding sequence ATGCATTTTGTATACCCTGCTTTTTTGTTCGCACTTGCGGCGTTGGCCATACCGGTCATTGTTCATCTCTTCAATTTCAGGCGTTATCAAAAGGTTCTTTTCAGCAACGTACAATTTCTAAAAGAGGTTCAGGAGCAACGGTCGTCGAGGCGTAACCTGCGCGAACGTATCGTGCTTGTCTGCCGGTTAGGAGCGCTCGCTTTCCTGGTACTGGCTTTTGCCCGGCCTTACATCCCTGATCAAAATACCATAAGCGCCGGTCAGCAGCGCGTGGTCAGTATCTTTGTCGATAACTCTTATTCCATGCGAACCCTCAATGCTGAGGGAAGCCTGCTTGACGAGGCCAAGCGCAGGGCCAAAGAGATCGCGTCGGCGTATTCCATCAACGATCGTTTTCAGCTCTTAACGCAGGACCTGGAGGGTGGGCATCAGCGCTTACTTGATCGCAATGAGTTCAATGACGCGGTAGATGCAGTTAAGGTAAGCACTCAGAGTCATACGCTTCAACAGATCATCACCCGACAACAAGGCGCCTTGCAACAACGTGACAGCGGGCTGGTCTCAACCTACATAATATCTGACCTGCAAAAAAATGCCACAGGAACGAAGCCGTTAAAGGTAACGCCTGGTGTACGGTTGGATCTGGTTCAGGTTATACCCAATTCGGTGCCTAATGTTGCGGTCGATTCCGTATGGCTGATCAGCGCGGTGCATCGCCCAGGAGAGACCGAAAAGCTGGCAGTAAAGCTGCATAACTATTCATCAGAAGATGCGCAGCGCATCCCTCTAAAATTAGTGATCAACGGGCAACAAAAAGCGTTGGGGAGCTTCAACGTAAAGGCTGGCGTTACCTTGACAGATACCTTGACCTTTTCAGGACTTCAAGCGGGTTGGCAGCAAGGCGAAGTGCAACTGCAGGATGCCCCGGTGACCTATGATGACCAGTTCTACTTCACGTTCCATGTGAAAGAAATATCGCCCGTATTGCTGATCAATCGGGGAGAAGTAGATAGATACTTACAGGCAGCTTACGAGGCTGACCCCTTTTTCAAGCCGGTCAACGCTACCGATGGTAACGTAAATTATGCAGGGTTGGGCGGCTATCTGTTAGTGGTGCTTAGTAACGTTAAAAGTGTGTCTGCCGGTTTGGCTCAGCAATTACGCGCATATGTTGCTAAAGGCGGCACGTTATCGGTGTTCCCGCCTGCTGACGCTGATCTGGCCAGTTACCAGGCACTGTTGCGACCCGCAGGCGCGGCCTATCCAGAAAAGTTGATCACTGAAGATGTCCGTGTGAGTGCCCTCAATGTGAATGACCCGGTCTTCCGTACCGTTTTCGAAGATGTACCACATAACCCTGATCTTCCGTTAGTGCACCAATATTTCAGGTTAAGTGGTGGCTCAACGGTTCGGGCTAATAATTTGATGGAATTGCCAGGTAGACTCACTTTTTGGGGCCGATACCCAAGCGGTGCCGGCAGCATATATGTATCGGCCGTGGCCCTTAACGAGCGAATGAGCAATTTGCCCCGCCATGCGTTATTGTTACCTATCCTTTATCGCATGGCCTTGCTGAGCGGTCATGATCAGCCCTTGGCTTATACTATTGGCAGTAATGTTTCCATAGAGGTGCCGCCAGTGCAAGTGAATGAAAAGCAGTTACTGAAGCTGATCAAAGGAGATGTGGCGCTCATCCCGGAGGTTCGCCAGCAGGATGGAAATATGCTGTTATACATAGCTGATCAGGTACAGCAGCCAGGTAACTATCAACTTAAAAAGCAGGATAGTTTGGTGGCCATGTTGGCATTTAACAGTAGCAGGGCCGAGTCAGACCTGACGTACATGAACAAAGCCGACCTGAAACAACTGCTGCCGGGTAACGGATCGGTGATACAGGCGGGCAAGGCGCCATTGCAGGATGTGATAGCCGATACAAATTTTGGACTGCAATTATGGAAACTTTGTATAATTTTGGCCCTGATCTTTATAGCTGCCGAAATATTGCTGCTACGGTTCTTTAAAACCGATAAGCAACAGGCTGCGGCATCATGGTGA